The Arvicola amphibius chromosome 11, mArvAmp1.2, whole genome shotgun sequence genomic interval gcctgcacAGGATGTACACATATGAGACTTAGCTGCGGTCCACGGGTCTGTCTCTTCATCTGTGGGGAGCCTAAAGGACTTAGCGGCAAGCCCAGGGTCACACCTAGGAAACGGGCACTGAAATGTTaggacccccccccacacacacacacaaacacatgcatacagcaGGCTCTAGGGCAGGGTGGAGGAATATGGCAACAACTCAGTTCTGAGAAGGGATGTTTTAACTTTTGTACAAACCATTTAATCAGAACTCAGATAATTAGCTTGCGATTGTGATGCAAGGAGATTGATACACTGTCAACTTCCTCGATCGATTTGCCTGTTTTAGGGGCTGCAGAGTGTGATAGCATTTACTACAGTGCTGACCCAGAACCAAGTAATCAAGGCGATAAACCTGAACCGACCTATACTGTATGGAGAACAGGTCAGTATTCAAAATGACGACATTGTGCACCGGACTAAGGTCCAGTGGGGTTTATGCTGCATGAATACACTGCATTCTTAGAACTTTAACACTTGTAAAAGTATTAAAGGAAAATTCTGTCACTTCTTGGTGACTTGCAAGTATTTAGCTGCTGGTACTTACGCAGCAAGCTTGTGAAACTTAGGTTCTGTGTAAACCTGTGTATGACGTTAGGTGAAAGAAAGTATGTATGCGTAAAGCCCAGGTTGGAAGCCCAGCGTCCACTGTTTAATCATTTGCTGTACTGATATGGCTGAACCACTACGTCTTGGAACTCAACGCAAGTGCATGTATAGTTTGGCAAGTCTGAACTTGATCCCGTCTATAGATTAAGGCTCTTGTTGGAGAAAGATGTCAGTGTGGCTGCCTTTTCCCATATCCTTTTGGGTGGGATTCTTCTCCTTAAGGAAATAAGAACTTGGATTGGTAAGCTGTTTCAGGGACTAAAAAGttcctgctgccaaacctgacgacctgagttcaaggtcagggtGGAAGAACAGAACTGATTCCTgtctgttgtcctctgacctccacatgcgcactgtgacatgtgcacgcacacgcatgctTACCCCCTCTggtaaaatgaaaaattcacaaagaataagaacccataaagcaaagaaaaccagcctacaattcacaatcccagagaacctagacaacaatgaggactctaatagagacatacatggatctaatgtgtatgggaagtagaaaaagacaagatctcctgaataaattgggagcatggggaccttggaagagggtagaagggaaggggagtagaaagaaagggaatggaggaaagtatatagcttaataaaaacaaaacaaaacaaaaacggtAAGAACCCATTCTTTTACAGGTCTCAACAGAGGACAAAAGAAAGGCCTGGAGCATTTTATCTGGTTCAAACAATGCACTTACGGGCCACTGTTCAAATAAATCTTGAACTTTCAAAGTATCATCCGTAATTTAAAATTACCTGTACCATTGTTCCCCCTTTCTATCACTGAGAATTTAGCACATTTTAAAGTGCTGCTTTTCATGTATGGCTCCTGCAAGCCCCAGACACactcatggtgcacagacacaagcAGCAAAGCATGcactcacataaataaatctaaacaattttttaaaaaagatgaggAAAATACTATGACTTGGTCACAAAGTATGTTACAGGGACTTCTTAACAAAATTGCTTTGGCCAGCTTATGTTTGCTTTggataaaaacttaaaattatctGGTGTTGATTATCCCTGAGGAGGAAAtatatgtgcacgtgcatgcctTTCGCCTAGTGACATCTAGACTGTAAACTTTAGAAATGAACAGACCTATTCCATAACTTAAAATCACTATAAAAGGATGGAAGGCAGGCAGCAGAGCTGAGGGTCTCAAAACAGAATAAGATTGAGAAATATCTGGGTCTTGAGCCATCAAGATGATGATCGGTAACAAAGAACAGGGAAATACTACGGGAACGGGGAAGGTTTAAACAAACAAGATACACAGATTGCTTTGTTGGTTTTCCTCTAAAAATAACTATTATTGTCACTGTAACCAAATTACCCATCCTCTTTTTCCGTCACTTAGTTACTACCTTTTACAAGTTCCTGCTACTTATCTAAGAAGGTACacattttgggctggagagatggctcagaggttaagagcactggctgttcttccagaggacctgagttcaattccatctgtaatgagatctgatgccctcttctggggtgtagggtgtaggtacacatgcaggcagaacactgtatataattaataaataaataaataaataaataaatcttaaaaaaaaaaagaagctacacATTTCATTTGGAACCTACACATAGTGgtacaagtcacaatcccagtACTCTTGGGAGGTCGAGGTAGGATGATGAGTtcccaggccagcccaggctacaccgTGAGGCCTGGTCCACTCCCTGTGCTACccttaggcacacacacacacaaatacacacacgaacacacgcaaacacacacacacacgatatgaTTTGAGGCAgtagatggttttttttttttaaaaaaaagatgtcaaatGCAAATATGGCAGACtgttttttgttgtgtgtatgtgtgtctgtggtatgtgactgtgtgtgcctgtgagggtGTGTACAGATGTCCGAGGAGAATGCCAGAGGTCTTCTTAATTTACTGTCTGCATTATTGCCTCCAGACAGGGCCCCTCACTGAACAAAGCTCACTGTTTGGACATGAGCTCCCATGATCTGCCTATCTTTATCAGCCAACAATGAGGTTTCAGGAATATATATGGTCATGCCTGGCTTCTATATGAAtactgggaatttgaactcaggtccttattacccagtgagccatatctctagcACTAAACTAAGAGTCTTAATAGAATTTtcgtttcgttttgttttttgagacagggtttctccatgtagccctggcttttctggaactcactctgtagaccaggctggccttgaactcacagagatccgcctgcctctgcctcccaagtgctggtactaaaggtgtgaaccaccactgctcaaccttcctagtttttttttctttgtgttttgctgctggtttggttttggagacagggtttctctgtgtagccctaactgtcctagaattcactttgtagactaggctgacctcgaactcacagagatctgcctgcttctgcttcctgagtgctgggattaaaggcgtgcaccaccaccgcccggcctagttttgcttttaatgtaatatttttaacaaGCTAATTtaaggccagatgtggtggcatacacctgtaaccaCCAGTCCTCAGGAGGCTGGGCAACAGAGACAAAAGGCTGAGACCAGCCCTAGCCATATAATGACACCCtataccaagaaacaaaacaaaattctgccTAACTTCAAGAATATATATGCTCTTGAGATGGAAAAGTAATATTTCAAACTCAGAAAAGATCTTACCTATTTTTAGGAAGAGTCTACAGTTCACATGGGCCACATGTTGAAAGAAAATCGCTTCCTTGTTGAACTGCACATGTGTAAACATGGCATGAAAAATATTGGCATGCAGCAGCTGTGCAATGCATTGACTCTGAACAGCAGCCTACGCTACCTTGATGTCAGCTGGTAAGCGTTACTTTCCATGATAATGCAAAGATTCAGTCTTGGGGATACTCTACACAAATGTTCATACATGTTAGACACTGTTTTCAGTGACTATCAATCATAACTGTTGGTGAACTTTTATTGTAGACTGTAGGATATATTAGGTTAGCTTATACTGTAATATATCTGTGATAACTTGATTGCTAGATAGGTGGGAACATTATTtcatggagatttttttcttttttcttttttttttcttttagtggctggagagacagccgtgggtgctgggaaccgaactcttatatttttggttgtgagcctagcctttaacggctgagccatctctccagccctcatggagatttttttaaattttgggattcttaattcttttaaagattcatttatttatttatttatttatcaatcatatatacagtggtctgcctgtgTGCGTGGCTGCCCGctagaagagggcgccagacctcattatagatggttgtgagccaccatgtggtttcagggaattgaactcaggacctctgaaagagcagtcagtgctcttaacctttgagccatttctctggcccctCATGGGGAATTTTTATTTTCCGAAGCtcagcaaacagaaaataaaaagcttactATATGGTGTCAAGTATCTTATGAATATAAGAATAatactttgtgttttttaaaatattgctaaaTATGCTTCCTTCCCCAGCAATAAAATAACTCGTGATGGAATGGTGTATTTGGCCGATGTACTGAAAATCAATACTACCCTGGAAGTAATAGATCTTTCTTTTAACAGAATAGAAAACACAGGTGCAAAGTACCTCAGTGAAACTCTAACTTCCCACAACAGGAGTCTTAAAGCGTTAGTATGgcttttttatttaatcaaaataagtaaaaattctaagaagtatcttttaaaaattgggtgAATCTAGTAGGGTAATTGTGTATTCAAACTCATGagaaaaaatctttatttctccttttatttatgcatatgtgtactcacatgcaccgaatgtgcccacagaggccggaagagggaaTCACAGCCCCGGACCTGGAGTCAGACCTGGTGCCAGCTGCCCGAggcagatgctgggaacagagcctCCGTCCTTTCAGGAGCTGCAAATGCTCtgagctaagccatctctccagcccccaaaactcTTATCTGTCCTGAACTCTAACAAAAAAATTCATAAGCATTTAACACGATACTTACATATGTAATGTATCAATGTAGTCAAACATTTACCAAAtaggggttgaagagatgacttagtggtcaagagcactgacttaaggtcctgagttcagttcccagcaacagggtgactcacaaccatctatgagatctggtgccctcttctggtgtacagcCATACATGCAAAGCAcccaaatgcataaataaatcttaatgaaGGGGGTGGGGCGTCAGGCTAATTTCAAAATGTTGGGACCATTCCTGGGTCCATGACACATTTAATAGAAAATGGGTTCCCTGGATTAAAGGACCTAAACAGCCAATATTTGGATGACCACATTAAAACCTGTTAACAAAATGGATTTAGTAAGTGCTGATGCTTACTTAAGATTCTTCGTGGGCTTTCAGAATTCCTGACTGTTTCCTTTCTACAGATTGTCCGTAGTCAGCAACAAGATAGAAGGCGAAGGGCTTGTTGCGCTTTCACGGTCAATGAAAACAAACCCTGTATTATCGCATATCTACATTTGGGGGAATAAATTCGATGAAGCTACATGTGTGGTAAGTGTTTTCAATTCGGACTTTTGTTGGACTCTCCAATACCTATAAGTTCCTTTTATAAGTGGTTGCAAAGAATGGCGTCACACTATACTTTGGGCAATTTGTAACTTAAACCCTAACAAAGTCACTGCTCGGAAAGAGAGCAGATGCTCTGTACAGGTATTAAGGATCAATGAGTCACAGTTTCCGGTTCTCCAAATGAGAACGGAAATTACACCTGATTTGATGCAGCAAAGTCCCTCCTGTGACAACGTAAGGAGTAGGGCACTGCAGAAGCGGTGTTGGTGTCGCGCTTAGTGTCCTGCGTGTGAACCCCAAGTCCTTCACACTCCTTCCCTACGCGAACCATCCCTGCGTTTCTGGAATGGCACCTGCTTGATCTTGACGGGTGGACTTTGTGCTCTTTGTTggttctttgtgtggtttaggtatcagggtaaatgtGTCCTTGTAGAAAAGGATTAGACAGTGGCCCTTCTATTTAGTGAGACAgagtattggcattaattcttccttgaaagtctggtagaagtCTGTGCTGaatccatctggccctgggctttgttgttgttgttgctaggggacattttttttttttttaaaaaagactggtttatgtattttgtgtttaaggttgttttgtctgcatgtatgcacactGGGAGAGGACCCTGGTTACCGTGGGACCgcagttacagacggttgtgagctgctgtgcatgtgctgagaattgaactcagaacatctagaagagcagccagtgctcttaactgctgagccatctctccaggtccagcTTAGGAGACTTAATTACTGCTTCTGTTTTACTAGGggctataggtctgtttaaattgatcttgatttaactttggtatatggtacatATGAAGGAATTTATctgcttcttttaaattttccaatttacTGGTGCACAGATATTTAAAGtgtgtccttatgattctctaaatttccttgGGATCAGtatcttttcatctctaattttattactttGGATCTCCTCTCCACCTTTTAATTAATTTAGACAAGGGTTTGTCAGTCTtactgattttcttaaagaaccaattctttgtctcattgattctttgtgttggttgtttctcttttattgatttcaaccctgAGTCTATTTCCTGCCACCTAGTCCTTTtgaatgctattttttttctttttgttctagagccttcaggtgtgctgttaaattacTAATAATATTTCTCCAATTTTTTtgatgtaggcatttagtgctatgaacttgcctcttataACCTCttcttcattgtgttccataggtttgggtatggtgtgttttcatttcattcaattctaaaaagtttttaatttccttcttgatttctatCTTGACCTACTTTTCATTCAGTAGCaagttattcagtttccatgaatttgcaAACTTTCTATTGTTGTTGATATAGCAGTAATTCATAGTGGTCTGGCAGGACACAGGATGGTATTTCAAATTTTTTCATATCTGTTGAGGCTCATATTGTGTTCGAGTATGTGGTCAGCTTTGGAAaaagttccatgagctgctgagaaTCATGCTCCTTTAGAGACAGAAAGCATAGTGACAAAAATCTctcatttgaaagaaaaggaagccgggcagtggtggcgcacgcctttaatcccagcactcgggaggcagaggcaggcggatctctgtgagttcgaggccagcctggtctacaagagctagttccaggacaggctccaaagctacagagaaaccctgtctcgaaaaaccaaaaaaagaaaaaaaaaaagaaaaaaaaaagaaagaaaaaaaagagagacatacatagatttgccgggcggtggtggcgcacgcctttaatcccagcactcgggaggcagaggcaggcggatctctgtgagttcgaggccagcctggtctacaagagctagttccaggacaggctccaaagctacagagaaaccctgtctcgaaaaaccaaaaaaagaaaaaaaaaaagaaaaaaaaaagaaagaaaaaaaagagagacatacatagatttgccgggcggtggtggcacacgcttttaatcccagcactcgggaggcagaggcaggcggatctctgagttcgaggccagcctggtctacaagagctagttccaggacaggctctagaaactacagggaaaccctgtctcgaaaaaacaaaacaaaacaaaacaaaaaaaaaaaaaagaacttatatacttatatataactGAGAAATCTGTTTTATAACATTATACTTTCATTAtgtataaataatacaatttactTATATCAGGAATAATACTGAAATTCAGCAATgttattaagaatattttatttatttattattttttgtttttttgatacagggtttctctgtagctttgaagcctgtccaggaactcactctgtaaactaggctggtcttgaactcacagagatcctcctgcctctgcctcctgagggctggaattaaaggtgtgcactaccaccgcccagcaaagaatattttattttaatctacaaaACAGCACATCTAAATTGATTACGTGTTTACACAACCACTGTAAACTGAATAAATGATATTACTAATGACAGTTTTCTGAAAATCCTAGGCATATTCAGATTTGATGGAGAGTGGCCGGCTAAAGCCAGACAGTACAGATGTGGAGCCATATGTGGTGGATGGACGTGTCTACCTTGCAGAGGTCTCCAATGGCCTTAAAAGGCATTACTACTGGACACCAACTTATGGCAATGCTAACGACCACTCATCTAACGCAGGCTTTGCTCTTGTTCCAGTTGGGCAACATCTataagaaaaaagcaagaaaatcgTTCTCACACACTGCCTCATCATTTTGAGAGACTAATATTTTATagtctattttttcttctataaattagAACAAGTTATTTTTACCAAATTTGTTAAACTGTGTACTTGCCCCTTGTTGAGAAAAAAACTGATTCTTAATATAGAGACTAAACAGTTAATCCGAAGAAACCATGGAGCTattctaattctttttataatgaaaaacaagtaacaaacacaaaaaaacacagacaatagaatAATAAGCAAAGATCACTAAAGACATCTTAACCAAACGGTATGGCAGAAAAGATGCAGCTCAGAAACTCCCAATGGATTTCAGGAGATTCCCAAGTTCAAAGTTCAAAAGTATTCCACACAGACTGTTAGGCATTGCAGACAGGTGGTAATACCAATAAAACCTGAAAATAGAAAGCTTCCTCGCATAGACAgtggctatcctgggtttatactctctttctgtgtctggctcttGTTCATTCCATATTAGTACAATTCACACACATTATCAGTGTTAACTGTAACCCATCTTACTGTCCTGGAGAAGCATTCCATCAGATGCCGAGTGAGGATCTACAGAGTCAGTCAAGAGATGGCCTTTCAGGGTTAGATATTTAAATCCCTTAGCAATGCAGTTTGCTTTCTCAGGTCTCGGTCTACTCCTAGGTGCTACAGTAGGGCCCAAGTGTTTGCATGCTCTTATGAGATGGGTACAGAAGATGAACAACCTGCATTTGGACCTATATTGATTGAGCTACTAAAGATGGCATCTTAATGAGCAAGCCACACTTCACTGGAGTGAGGCCAGCTCAGCACACATCTACTGGTTCTGGGAAGGAAccagttatcttttttttttaggaaagttTTGATGATGCAATTTTATAGGTTATTTGTTGGAGGAAGGCatgagccgcttgttggttcccggctgcccagacccaaaataatcacacaaaaactgtattaattaaatcactgcttggcccattagctctagcttcttattgaatAACTCTTacatcccatttctattaatctgtatatcaccatgaggttgtgggcctaccagcaaaatttcagcacgtctatctctggtggcggCTCCTTGGCATCTTTCccactccgcccttcttcctcccagcattcagcttagtttttcccgcctagctaaattctgctttgctataggtccaaagcagtttcattagtggtaatcacagcacacacagggaaatcccacaccagtCACTGTTTACTGCCTCAGAGGCCAGCAGAATGCTCAGACCCATTTATTCTGATGATTGCCATTTAGGCCCCTTTCTACATCTGGATACCCTCTGAGAGATAAACAGAAAACGTTCTTCCAAAAGATGAGCAGGCTAGTGAGAGCAGGCTAAGCTGCTGCTTCCCTCTAGGCTAACCCTTAGTTGCCTTAGTCAGGCAAGGGCTTGAGGAGATACACAAGTTCCGCAGGAGAAatccacttcctctctccatcttatACTGAATAAAATGACAACGTATCATTAACTTCTACTTCCCTCTAGCAATCGTCTTCTGAGAGCCTGCTTAAATATAGCTAAAGTCACGAGTCACATTATACTAATCATGATTTAACTCTGAAGGCGAAAAGTTAAGTGTCGCACcttaaaaataatctgaaaataaaGACGAAATAGAAATGACTGGGAAACACTTCAACGTttcaacatccttggtcatcagagagATGcgaattaaaacaactctgagatttcatctgcTACCACTCGGAATAGTTAAGATCAATAAAACGCGACAGCTCATGCTGCTGAGGGTGTGGGATAGTCACTGCTGcagggagtgcaaacttgtacagctaccatggaaatcagtgtggcggttcctCAGGAAGCTATACCTGGAAATCTGATTATGCCAcatttggacatatacccaaaggactctacatcctgctacagagacacttgctcaagcatgtttgctgctgctctattcataactggcagaaactgaaaacagcctagacgtccatcaacagatgaatggataatgaaaacacGGTGTATCCATCCAACAGAGTACCACTCAGGTGACAAACATCACAAAATTCTCAGTAACCAGATGAAAACACGGTGTATCCATCCAACAGAGTACCACTCAGCTGACGAACATCACGAAATTCTCAGTAACCAGATGAAAACACAGTGTATCCATCCGACAGAGTACCACTCAGCTGACGAACATCACAAAATTCTCAGTAACCAGATGAAAACACGGTGTATCCATCCGACAGAGTACCACTCAGCTGACAAACATCACAAAATTCTCAGTAACCAGATGGAGCTAagaaaaacatcatcctgagtgagataaaccTAGACTTCCAGAAGATATACCAAATATGGTATGTTTTATCTTACATGTTATGATGGCTGTTCTGGACTGTCAACTGGACTACATCTGGAGTTAACTAAACCTCAAACAACTGGGCACCCTAggagggatttttcttaattatatcatTTGAAGTCAGAAGATccaccttaaatctgggccacagCTTATATAAAGGACACGGAAGAAGGACACTTTTGCTTTTCTGCCTGCTTGACCTCACTCTTACAGGCAagagttcattccttcactggtattagagtgtacttcttcaggattctgagaCAGCATTGTTGAACTAGCCAGGCCACAGTCTGTAAGCACTCAAATAAATcccaaatatatattttgatatacatatgaaacatatatatattcattctatcggGAGTTTTCCTAGAGAACATATAAGTGAAATTTAGCTTTAAAGCCTGTGATATGCGTGCTACAACCCAGAGAACCAGAGGTTAGGTACCAAGTAAGGGACTAGTGGGGCGGAGAGGATCtcccaaagaaagagaaatagaatatacTGTTATCAAGAGATGGCAGTGGGAGGGGCCTAGAGTGGGAGGACTGGCTGGGGggggtgaggaagagagaggtgaAGGAGGGACAGCTAACACTAAGAACCTCACTGctatagaaacttcctaaaacatatacataaatgaaagaaGTCTAAATGAAGTCACCAAACAGCAGGGATAGAATGCCCCACTAGACACATTCCACCACCAAGTGAAACTTCCAGTGCTAGGAATGGATTAGGTACAATTCAGTTGCTGGCCAGAGGGTCCTATGGAGACCCCCAAACAACTCAAGCTACTGCAGACTGACGGTGAG includes:
- the Lrrc34 gene encoding leucine-rich repeat-containing protein 34 gives rise to the protein MDSLQELYCQFCSENIRKANPFILGILEKLDEEIKKGPEEGITVNIAGNNRLVPTQRMTGEDFWLLSKVLSNQSCITGLDVKYNLIGDVGAYYAAKLLQKHPRITYLNLMFNDIGPEGGELIAKALHKNKTLKYLRMTGNKIENAGGMFFAAMLQINSSLEKLDLGDCDLGLQSVIAFTTVLTQNQVIKAINLNRPILYGEQEESTVHMGHMLKENRFLVELHMCKHGMKNIGMQQLCNALTLNSSLRYLDVSCNKITRDGMVYLADVLKINTTLEVIDLSFNRIENTGAKYLSETLTSHNRSLKALSVVSNKIEGEGLVALSRSMKTNPVLSHIYIWGNKFDEATCVAYSDLMESGRLKPDSTDVEPYVVDGRVYLAEVSNGLKRHYYWTPTYGNANDHSSNAGFALVPVGQHL